The Bdellovibrionales bacterium genome segment TTCAAGTAGAAAGTCAGTCCCAGTTTGGAGCCAAGTTAAAGTGGTCTAACCCCTTGTTTTGAATGGGGCGATTCCTCTTTCTGCTGCACTTCTGAGAACGGGAATATTCATATCTTGTGAGCCAAATGTGCAATCCGCGAAAGGAAAAGATAATTTTGAAAAAAATAAATAGTGCCGGTCAGGGCCAAGTCTCTTTCGTCTCCTGTACTTCCGATACCATTGTTTTTTTGCGCTATGCATTATTTATTCTTCTGCTTCTTCCTGTTCTCATTTCTTTTCCTCAGACGGGAAGGGCCAACACTTCTCAATTCGTCCGAGTAAGTAAAACATGTTTGATCCAATTGATCGAAGAGTATGCACCTGAAAGGGCTAAAACTTTAGCTCGCTACTCAAAGGAGGCGGAGAAGGTCATTTCTGAAGTTCGCGAGCAACAGAAACTTCCCCGACATGGTTCTTTTTTGGAAGAAATGGCTTTGGCTTCAAAATGGCAGGGTGTTTCTGGTCCCCAAGCCTTCGAAGCTTTTCTTCCAAATGGCCTTCAATTTTTATCAAATCCGACTCCGAACAGCGAACATCCCTTAATGGCAGGGCGCCTTGTTCCTGAATCCTCAGCAATGGCTCGAGTAAATTTCAATTGGCGAGGCAATGCCTATGGCACAGACATCTATTTTACAAAACCAATCCCCACTGATCGAATGACAATTCAAAATAGCCAAGGATATCTCATCGGACCTGAAATTCCCGTCGTCTATTGGCGCATACATGGTGGAGGCACCCCCAGCGCAGTTGCGAGTAACGCCAGCACCACCGCCAGCTTCATGGTGAAGCACGGCATCGCCACCGTTGCGGTTGATCAACAGGGACATGGACGTGGTATTCGTGATTTGGTTATGAGCATGGAAGAGCAAGTCGAGATGAATCTAGAAATCATGAGGCATCTGGTCCATCCGGAGGTTAAGGTTCTCTTCGATGGGCATAGCTGGGGAGGGCAGGCGGCCTATGTTGCTTGGCTACTCGACAAGGGAGATAACCCTCTCTACAAGCAAATCATCGGCTACATAGCTGAATCTCCTCCCGGAGACGTGACTCTTGGCGGATCGTCGAGAGAGCGACTTTTTGGTGAAGAGGTCATCTGGAAAAGACTCGTTGGGAGCGATCGCCATCTGGTTGCGGAAAGCGACTGGAATTTCATGAACAATATTATAAGAAATCTTAAAATAAGCATGGTGGCGCCTTGGGCAACTGACTTAACTTTTATGGGCTACAAATGGAATCCAATTTCTGCACAAGATCTGAACAAATTGAAACCCCTGCTGGTTATCGTGGGCCAACACGATGGTCTCGTTTACGTGGGCCGCGAAGAGGCCTTTCAGGAACATTTGGGGAAAATTCTTCCTCCCAATCGCTTTGTCGTACTTGGGCCTGGCAGAACCTACGAAAACGCCAAGCCAACAGATCCACTTAAGAACACTGGCCATCAAATTAGCGATCGTTATCGAGATGGCAAAGACAAACCTGATACACTTCTCAGAGAACTTGAATTTGTTTCTGAGATTTCAAAAAGAGACTTTCCTGAAATAAAACCAAATCCGGAAATGGAAAATGCAGTAGGCCTCCTCTATCGCCTATTTCTCCTCTATTCGAATAACTTTGCAGCGAGAGCATTTTTCAACGATCACGTCGAGTATATTCACCAGCCAACTCCGGAACTGGTGAGGCGCCAAGAAAGATCGACGGAAATCATCAAATTCTTTGCGAGACGCCAAACTGAAATCGCAAGGCTTGCGAACAGGAATGAAACTGACAGGCAAAGAACTGAGAAGGAATTCGATGATCAGTTTAAGATCAAAGGCGGATATGAGGGCGCAAGAAAGGAATTGGAAGTTGATCACTCCCCAGAACGAAAAAGAATATTGCACGACTATGTAGTGTCCATCGACCAAGCTGAGAAAGATGCGGGAAGGACATTTGATGAGAATCCTTCGAAGGAAGAACGTATCCGTTTGGTGAATAAGTACGGAGAGCCTCTCGTCAGTCAAATCGAAACTTCAATTGTGCTTAAGGATATCAAAAGAACCGTCGGGATCATTCGAAAGTCCTATGAGGAAGAGGGCCCAGTCCAAATTAGCCAGCGCATTGAACATCTTTTTAGGGAAAATGGAATTGATCCTCCGATACAAACTGAGATTGACTCATTTCTGAGCGGTGAGA includes the following:
- a CDS encoding alpha/beta hydrolase codes for the protein MKKINSAGQGQVSFVSCTSDTIVFLRYALFILLLLPVLISFPQTGRANTSQFVRVSKTCLIQLIEEYAPERAKTLARYSKEAEKVISEVREQQKLPRHGSFLEEMALASKWQGVSGPQAFEAFLPNGLQFLSNPTPNSEHPLMAGRLVPESSAMARVNFNWRGNAYGTDIYFTKPIPTDRMTIQNSQGYLIGPEIPVVYWRIHGGGTPSAVASNASTTASFMVKHGIATVAVDQQGHGRGIRDLVMSMEEQVEMNLEIMRHLVHPEVKVLFDGHSWGGQAAYVAWLLDKGDNPLYKQIIGYIAESPPGDVTLGGSSRERLFGEEVIWKRLVGSDRHLVAESDWNFMNNIIRNLKISMVAPWATDLTFMGYKWNPISAQDLNKLKPLLVIVGQHDGLVYVGREEAFQEHLGKILPPNRFVVLGPGRTYENAKPTDPLKNTGHQISDRYRDGKDKPDTLLRELEFVSEISKRDFPEIKPNPEMENAVGLLYRLFLLYSNNFAARAFFNDHVEYIHQPTPELVRRQERSTEIIKFFARRQTEIARLANRNETDRQRTEKEFDDQFKIKGGYEGARKELEVDHSPERKRILHDYVVSIDQAEKDAGRTFDENPSKEERIRLVNKYGEPLVSQIETSIVLKDIKRTVGIIRKSYEEEGPVQISQRIEHLFRENGIDPPIQTEIDSFLSGEIDRLKAPPAGHVFKNQKMENDFPKTFASAEQALINLKRTRASRYANHIAEIQRQVPTPKGINRPAEAMWEMRLLPLTPERRFQLSTYIRTHGSVTLEAATLRELRMEQELAEWEEKELSNLLDGDFESVDDMGYRSGENSREETTGQSIGTRALYFTGDQERHVGSIHSPERALYRRSKLAALEEFLFITGEIRDGEYVRPFTTARMTDSQKLRQFVGRRKAIKAEIDQMAAALQETNASLSLLRTDRNKALKTLATYLSEGISNGLNLAIDKAEKELSEIEQIYAQFSERRMNTLLELEETGQLTKDAVLGKLDSFTDIEREFTSKRDNYLASLHEIKMVRLEEAQSGNIISPGDIDGSKTKTLIESLLGDFRISEDGSLIASPDSLEGRLLAGERERDNILAVLTTKKGEWNEIGMRISEADQDPSGSGTAEGNRYTRSFKIEIKRLLDHNLETVLMMLTEGNMAPIYMEALRATLTHWESQDMWRRVLQQQDDPKNEWYALKGH